Below is a genomic region from Dehalococcoidia bacterium.
CAGCCGCTGCAGGCCAGGCTGTAGTCTGCCCCGGCCACGTAAGCACCCAGGAGCATGGTCGCGAGAGTCAGGCCCGAGGCGGCGACTGTAAAGGCCACCACGCCGGGGCCGACTGTCGGCAGACGGATGCGCAGGTCCTGGGCCACGGCCGCGACGGTGATCAGCACCAGGAGGGCGAAGAGCGTCAGCGCCGTCGCCAGGTGCACGGTGACGATCTCCGGCGGCAGCTCCTGGATCACCGTGATCCCTCCCAGGCCGCCCTGGACCAGCAACAGCACGGCGGTCGCGGACGCCGGGTACCAGATCGACCTCACGTGGCGGTAGGACTTCCAGGCCCAGGCGGCAATGGCAAACACCATCAGGCCGGCCACGGATGCGACGAGCCGGTGGGTGTATTCGATGAGCGTGTGCTTCTCCCACTTGGGGATGAAGCTACCGTGGCAACGGGGCCAGTCTGGACAACCGAGGCCCGAATCCGTGGCCCGCACCGTGCCGCCGATGACGATCAGCACGAAAACGAGCGCCGTAGTTGCGATGCACAGGCGCTGGAATCC
It encodes:
- a CDS encoding COX15/CtaA family protein; translation: MTGFQRLCIATTALVFVLIVIGGTVRATDSGLGCPDWPRCHGSFIPKWEKHTLIEYTHRLVASVAGLMVFAIAAWAWKSYRHVRSIWYPASATAVLLLVQGGLGGITVIQELPPEIVTVHLATALTLFALLVLITVAAVAQDLRIRLPTVGPGVVAFTVAASGLTLATMLLGAYVAGADYSLACSGWPLCNGEIVPDLSLTSVQLVFIHRLLAAALGVSLIWLAFVAARSGAELRLLATSALGVYVAQVLVGAANIWTQVADLAQIAHLGVGTALWGILAYLNIRIFGLHEALDVQRPAGAPAGDLARLAR